DNA from Rhinatrema bivittatum chromosome 1, aRhiBiv1.1, whole genome shotgun sequence:
GATGACTGAAGTGCATTCACAGGACTATGAGAGTAAGCACTTCCTTACATCATGGCTGCTATGGTCAGTTTCCCATTTGGTAATATTGGTCACATGTCAACAAGGTGttaagaacctcattcatgatgTTTGCCAGGTCAAACCATACAACTACCTCAAGAGTTTGAACATATAACCTCACCATATTATAGCCAGTCTAATGGGAAGGCAGAATCAGTGGTTAAGAGACTTATCAAGAAAGCCAtgtatggcaaaaaaaaaaaagatctttgaaAAGCTTCTACAACCACACTAGCTTCCAGTTGAAAGCAAGAAGGTTCAAAATACTATGCTTGGTCTTCAAAATGTGTGAACAAGAGCCCCAGAATCTTTTTCCCCCTCTTCAGGTGACCTCCACTCCCAATTGGTCCTTCTTTCTACCCTTCTGCTTGCCTCTGGAAGACTATCTGTACTAGAGTTTGGGTACCAAAAATCTGGAACATTATTAATCTTATTCCTTGAGCCCTGCTACCTCATTCAATTAAAAACCTACATATACCCCACAACTATGTGAAATTTACCCAGGCCTTCCCTGCCAAAACCTGTCCATTGACCTAAATGCCCAACTTAAATAAGGTCCACAATGCCAACTGTGAATCAGATTCAGAATATATTATTCAAAATGATAATCTCAAACTAGGGGGCAGATATGCAGGATCTAATATGTCATTAAGTCACACAAATGTTTAGACCATCagcaactgagaaaaaaaaaaaaatacaaaaactgcaTGTTTGGTTGAgctacactaaaaaaaaaaacacacaacacaCCACCCACCAAGATAGGAGCAAAAGCTTTATTTGGACAATGAAAAGCATTGTCCAAGTGGCATTTGGAAACAGGATTATGTAACATTGCAAAGGAGGAAACATTCTAATTTGGAAATTAAAGATTCCATTCCTGGAAATTCCACACTCACTCTTCTTACATAAGGATGCTTCGTGTATATACATTGCAGGGTAGCACAGACCAGTTATCTTCCTAGGTAGTGTATATTATAACTTGCCTGTGTCAGTTGATCTATGTTGGCCGGACAAAGCAGATGCTTACAATTCTACTTTCTGAACACAACTGTTTaaaacccatattaaaaaaaaccaaacaaaaacaaatgcaccaATGGTTAAACTACTGCTAGACAAGAGGGCAGAGGGTGTATAAGGGGTGAGATTTGTAGGAAGTGCATGCCTTTTGCACTTTTTTGCTTTGCTTGTTCCCTGGTGTAGAAGCTAGCAAGAGTGTTGAAACACACCCACGCTTTTAAAATGAACACACACACCTGCAGCTCCTGGGATGCCGGGATTTTATTGGTGGGGAAGAAGCCCTTAGTGCAGTGATGGGGGAGGCACAGACATTCAAAGTCACCCATGTCTCAATGAGCAGTCTTATTCCTCACTGTGGAAGAGTTTGATTGGCTGTAGAGGCACCAAAAGTCACAGCAAGGAGCCAGTAATGGCATTTAGTGGGAAAGCATTTACTTTAAAACTTAAAATGAAATCCATGACAATATTGCGAAGTCATAACCAGCAGAAGAAAGTAATTATTGCAGATGCCAGACAATGTCAACTCTAGCTCTGTTTTCCTTCCACTTAGAGGGTAGGAAGATTCTTCTTACACCAGAAACTGACAAAAAGGAGATTAAAAACCTCCTGGTTTAACTGTAGATTTAAAACGTCACAAAACCCAGTAGTTCTGTCCCCATAAGTTACTGACTGCAGGGACAAAGTGATGGACAAAATCCATTCTCTCCTCCAGCATGGGGTATGGTCCTCACTGTTGGACAATGGTCAAAACACTGTTGCAAAGCTACTTctctccagtattctctgccCCACTGTCAGTGGGTCAATACATTGAAACTACCATGAAATCCAGCCATTTCAGAAAGGGGTGAAATGAACCTCCTATTAGAGAGACTTGTCAAAAATGCTTAAAACCTCTCAAAGCCTCTCAGACTCTTCTACTACTCCAGCTGCTTCCCCTGGTGAGCCATGAGGCTTATCAGACATCAGTACCTCCAGGAAAACCCTCCTACTAAAGATCTCCCTACACCAAGAGGATCCAGAGTGAATCCCTCCTGAGCATAATCTGCTAGGATATATTTTAGTAGAGGGTGTCCTGGGTGCATGCCCCTACCGTCACTGCAATTACTGAAATTGaattgagagggggggggggggggaatataaaaatttggaaaaaaagtGTCCCAGGTGATTGCAAATGAAGAGTTTGTGGTGTCAGCCTGAATTGAGAGCCCAAAAGaatcaggaggaaactgccaggataaaaaacaaaacccacacagTCGCTGCACTGATGGAAAGGGTAATAGTCCAATAGAAAGGGATGGCCTACAACTTGTTTGACCCTTAAATTTCACATTCTTCAACTAtaattaaaaatctaaaaaaaacttttgtaatTCAAATGATTTGTGCTCATTTACAATACTACTACTTTATATGTATATAGTTTTTGCCTACTATCTGAAGGCAGCTTGTGAAATTGCCAAGTCTGCGTCCATTTTCCTCCCTCCACAATAATCTCTCATGTTTGGTGTCCTTTCCACCCCAAATTTTCAGGGCACACCTGGAGGTCTTGAGAGTATGCTAAGATTTCTTTTGCATCTTTGTATGCATGGATGCTCACATCCCAGAAAGTAGTTCTGCATGGgaactttttttattatttaaaaacatggtATCAAGATAGTGGGGACTTTGGTTTCTGATAGTCACTGCAGGGATTCCATTATGGCAATGACAAAAGACAAGTTCCCACTGCATAGTATCACATTAAAATATGAATGCTCATTTTTAgaccattttttaaatcaaattgtgTACAGTAGAATATTAGTGTTTATTTAtaataatcttaaaaaaaaaaataggacttATATTTCACCTTTAGAGGCAACTGGCCCAGGAATCCAATATGCTGTTTGCTGAAGGTGATTCATTGCATCCCTAATAAGCGGCACTGATCACCATAGAAGAATGTGTACAGAGTCATGACCTGCAGTCACATGTTCTGTTAATGTGTTGTGGATGACAGGAACTCAGCACTATTAAGGCAGTGTAgatgaggtttaaaaaaaaaaaaaaagtgaacaagttcctggagaagtccataaacttatatcaagttgatttaggaaataaccactgcttattactagcatggaatttagtgtttgggtacttgcaacctggattggctactattggaaataggatgctggccttgatctGACTtggtatggcaattcttatgttcttctcaaAAACCGATAGTCTGCCAGGAAGCGCACACTCCTTGATTCTTACCAGAACCAGCTTTAGGGTACATGGTGCCCTGGGTGAAAAGTTGTTAATGGcatccttccttcccccccttcAAGACTTTTCTCCATGCATTCTCTGGTTCCCTCTCTCctccatacatttttttttcttttccatcctGGATCCTCCTCTTTCTTGCTTTGTGTTACCATTCCAAATTTTATCTCCCCATCCTGTTCCATGTACATTGTTCCTTCTACACCTCACTCCATGTAGGAGTCTTTCTTCCTGTCCccgtccctcccccccttccccaaatgtagGGCTACACCTCTTCCTGTCCCTTCCAGCAAGTCAAAAAAATGTAGGCCTCCCCTCCTTGAGGGGATTTCCCTCTCTTCCTTGGGCCCCCCACTGGCCTGCAGAGTAGTGCATCAGTTTTGTGGCGTGATCCATGAGATCATGCAATTTTACTGCTCGTACCGCGAGACTGGCTCCATGCTATAGAGGAAGATCGTGTGCTATTTAAATGCCATTCCTCCTGCTAGATGGCATGTTATAGGGACGGGCAGATCCTGCCCTGCTCAACAAGCAGTGCCAGTGGTGCCCCTTGTCTTATAGCACCTCAGGTGACCACCCAGCTCACACTACCCTAAGGCTGGCCTGATTCTTTTAAGAGGCAGATGTGCTAGGacaccttttttcttttgcaaaattAAACTGCctgaactaaaaaaataaaattaaaaaaagtcaCTGAGAATCTTATAGCGTTCAAAATTCTTTCCAGATTAGATTCAGAATGGTGGAAATAGGTAGGGAAATTAGAGGCTGGGGATGGGCTGAGATAGGCTGCTTATGAAAAGTCCTGTGGGCAACATCAATACATGGAAAGCATGGGCCACAGCATGAACAATGCATTCGGGAGAGGAGAATTTTATAATCTGAAGCTGAGCCCATAGTACAAAGGCTCTCATGCAATTATAAGCTTTTGTTCCCAACCAAAAAGAAGTTACTACCAACATGAAGGCAGAAATTTGAGAACCTAGTTAAAGTTTGAAATATAAAGTTTTGATGGGTTTGACAAATGATGCAAGCCTATGAATGTTTTTCATCATAGTTACTTTGTTTTACAAAGATGCTAATATTTTGAGTTGCCAGAAATTGTAACTGTTTCTAGTTGCTATTAGCTAGCTAGAATTCACATTGAGGATCATCTCATCTCAACTTGCTTTTAGTTGGCTAAGCcgcccccacatacacacacaaaattccctccccctcagccagcAGGCACTTCCCATACCACCTCCCATACCCCCAACAGAATGAAAGCCACACGGGGCATAGCACCCAATTTCATCCTTCCAAAAGAAGGAAATGCCATGGGTCACAGCCCAATGATCCCCTCCAAGcaattgaaatgtttaaaaaaataaaaggccgCAGCTCTGGGCCCCAATGTTTGcccctgattttttttcctgggacACGTGCAAGTGTGTCTTACTGATGTGCAGAGGGGTGTGAACCGTCTCTCCTCCTCAAGAATCCTCTCCCTTGCCTCTTAACTCCGATTCCTATCCAAGCATCCTGTCCCCTATTTTATAGCTCCCTCCATCCCCATCCTAGGGGAGAGGAACAAATGAATTGGGTGTGGGGGCCCAATCCTGGGAAGGAAGCGAGAAGTCTTGGGGCAGGAGTCCTAGGAGACTAGagacaggagagcagggctgagGCCTTCAGTTCTGGGAAGGGAGGCATGAAATGCCAGGGTTTATAGTGTGCTTTATAATCTACCTggcacaaaaaaaataattttttttggagTAACATTTCCATGATATATTGTGCTATTTTTGACCAAGTCTTCAGAAATCCTTCAAGTATTGCACTGTCACACACATTGTCTAACAATCTGTCTCACATTCACCAGCTGCATATTCCTTCACCACAGTGCACATCCTTCCCCATCCAGAAACAGCTAAGTAATCTTAATGAGACGTCTTAATTGGCCTTTCCAGGGGAAAGTTTGGGTAGGATACAGGCTCAGATTAGGCAACACTGCCTTAGGCACCAGAGCATTACCGACCCTATCAGAacttggcacctttcttcgtctTCCAGGCCCTGTCTGCACTGCAGCAAGAACTTCACACCTAAACTGAGCAGGGGACTTGTACACCAGCACAGACAATGCTTGCAGATCTGGCAGtgctccccaccccctgctccaGCATGGGCTTCCTGTTAGCAAGGAAACCCATGCTAAGTGTGGTGCGCAGCAGAGCCCGCCAGTATGCATGGTCTGCCACgtgctgacacccccccccccccccccagttttggggggcagtttttgcTGCAGTTCAGATGGGACTTGGAAGACTAAGATAGGGTTGGCAAGCCTagagttggagggagggggaaagattATGGGCAGGGGATCTGCACCTTTCGATTTCTGGAGAAAAGGTGAAGGTGGATGCTCCCCCTTGCACCCTCTGATGATTTCTGGGATGGGggcatctcctcccccccccccccctcagaaatCAATCTTAAGTGAAAAAGCAGGGGACCACAGCCACACTAGTCATTGAGAACCTTGCAGCTTGTGTTAGGCAGGCACAGAACAGGGAGGAAAAGCAAAACATCTCTCAAAAAGACAGAAAACATTCAATACCTTccaacattagaaaaaaaaattcagttcctGCAATTGTTTGTTCAGGAATGTACTTCACtagtagacaaaaaaaaaaaagaagccacaCCCACACACTAGAGGACTAACCAGAAACCATTAATCTTCACAACTAAAGTAACAAAAACCACACTTCATGAGTGCGATAATGGGAGCCTACAGTGCTGCTCCATTTTGCTTTACACGCTATGTGGGTGTGTGTCGGGCCTCCTCTAAAGAGTTGCAGGCTCTTTTTGCTCTCGCTCTCCACCAAAATGTATCTGCTTCACCCATTCAGCAGCCCTCTCACCAATGCAACATTCAGTTGAGTGGCAGTATCCTATCAGACAGAGGACCAATTGGACGAGGAAGGCACCCCCTTAAGCGAACGCCTACTCTCCTGTGTGTgtgattcactattcaaattaggcccggcggtaaaaacaggcaaaaggaggtgctagggaccagagcggcggctgtcagcaggtttgacagctgacgctcaattttgctggcgtcggttctcaagcccgctgacagccacgggcttggaaaccggacgccagcaaaaaactgagtgtccagttttcaaccaGACAGCCatgggccaacttcaaatttatttatttattaaaaacttttggaaactttcgggacctccaacttaatatcaccatgatattaagtcaagagggtgcacagaaaagcagtttttactgcttttctgtgcactttcctggttcccgaagaaattagcgcctacctttgggtaggtgctaatttctgaaagcaaaatgtgcggcttggctgcacattttgttttctgaatcacgcgggaatacctaatagagccattaacatgcatttgcatgttgcgggcgctattaggttcgggggggggggggcgggggtttggatgcatgttttcagccccttactgaatgagGAGTAAGGGtagtgcgttgaaaacgcgcatccaatagagggttaagTGCGCGCTCCGGAGCGTACTGTACTGGCCCAAAATGTTAGTCctgtcccattgcatgcagggattcaGTCTTGTAGTCTTACCTTTCTTAAAGAATGCCAATAGAGAAAACCACAACTGCAAGTCCCTGAATGCAATGGGGTAAGCTTTGGGCAGGATCAATCCTGTCCAgtaaatctggagccagttggcacccTACCCTTCTCAGCATGGCAGTGCCCTGTACAGGGGTACAAGTCAAACTCCTATGGCCACCCTGGTTGAAAATGTCTATATAATCCTCTTTCAGGGAGAAGTGATGATTctaaaggatttatttattttaagtatgGGCTAGCTCCTCCGTCCTTACCCTGACTCGTTTTCCTTGGGGGGGGccggcaaaaaaaacaaaaaaaaaacccagaaaaatttGATCAGCTGACTTATGGATTTGGCATGCCTTAGTGTCCTGTATATCATGTGTATGTTCTGATTCTTTAATAAAGAATCTTCACAAAGCTGCTTGCTGAACTGTGTCCAACAAAGCTTGTGCCAATACATGCAGTTGCAGGCTAGGTCAGCAGAAAGTGAAGGTCATGGGAATGGCCCACACAGGATACATGTGTGGTCTGTATGGAAGTCAGTTAGAAAGGAAAATACAGATTATAGATAAGAGATGATCAATGTCTTCCTACAAGTCGTGGGGAGGTAGTACTGAAGAACGAACATTTGGACAaaagaaaccagaaaaaaaaaattggatatgACATGTAAGATCGTGACATAGGCtaagcccccacccccaccccacacaaaaaattccctccccctcagccagcAGGCACTTCCCATACCACCTGTGCACCCCCCCGAACAGAATGAAAGCCACACAGGGCATAGCACCCAATTTCATCCTTCCAAAAGAAGGAAATACCATGGGTCACAGTAGCCCAATGATCCCCTCCAAGcaattgaaatgtttaaaaaaaaaataaaaggccacAGCTCTGGGCCCCAATGTTTGCCCCTGATTTTTCTGGGACACGTGCATTCCTCCTTCCCAGACACACATTGTGATTGGCAATTGTTTACTTACTATAAAcaaacattttactaaatttctaaaGATTCGGAGTCTCATGTCTGGTATATTGGAGTAAAAGCCATATACTATGGGGAGGGGATACCCTCTGGACAACTGTGTGTTACCCTTGCTCTTCAGGACAGACACCTGAACAGGCAGGAGTccctggatatatatatatatatatatatatatatatatatatatatatatatatatatatatatatatatatatatatatatatatatatatatatataagtgttcaaaataatatttactgcTAATGACTATAAGAATAAATGTAAATACAGTGTTCAAATTCATCCAGATTCCTCTTCTTTGGTGTAGTGCAAGTTTAACTGATGCAgccctctgtggaagtgtcccttcATACTGAGACTTGAACTAATAATCCATCCATGTGTGGGATGAATGTGTGTTCCAAGGCTGCTGGTTTATCCTGACCAGAGCAAGTGTCCTGTTTCCCCACAGTACCCGATTTCTAGATGGACCCCGAGGATCTTCACCTGCCAGAGTCCCTTGTCCCAGGGTGGAAACTGATCAAGAGTCTCCAGATGGTCTTCTCTGCTCTCTTCTTCCAAAAAAATAAAGTTCTTGACCCTCCTGGAAGAAGGGCTGATTATGGAAGAGGTATTGCAGTCCAGCAAAAATACTTCATGCCAGAAGATGGAAGGACTCAATTTTGTCAAAAATACTGAATCTTATTCATAGGTCTCCAACATCTTGTAGGGACAAAAGCATATACAGATTTCCCTCCTGCACCTCCAGAGGGTATTTCAGCTTCCCAGAAGGTGCAGGTGAACAGCAAAATTCATAGTTCTCAACTAGAAAGACTTTCTaaatcccccttccctccattctATCAAGACTGGCAGGGCTTGTCCCTAGCTTTGGAGAGTACACTGAGCATGCATCTGCACTACCTACCTTACAGATATTAATCTCTCAGATCTCCAGATAACCCTAGTCCCCAAAACCTTAATTTTAGTTATCAATATTACAGGCTATGCTTTTCAATACTGCATCTCCCCCAGAGGCTTGTGGGAAGAGGGAGTCTGttaggcattgggggggggggggtatactgTGAGACTAGGAGGCAGTGCagttttgattttcagaaagaaaGATGTGTGCTTAGTGTGCTCTCCAAAGTTAGGCTTCAATTTAGCAAAAAGGGAGAGGCCCTACCAGTCTTTGAGATATAATCTGATTGAGAATAttattatatacacacacacacacaacctgaaGCCTCCTTTCTCCTGTTTGCACAGACTTAGCAGAATAAGTCAAGAAGATATGGATAATTTGTTTTAGACTATCATTTACACCCCCTTTTCTCTTTCTGCTTTTCGTTTCACCCCTAGAGAGATACTGTTATTTAAAGTATTTGAAAGCTCCTCCTACTTAATTAGTCCCACATTATACAGCCAAAGTACAATAAGCCACTACAACTGACCTACACAGATCATCCTTTCTATAGTGCATACTAGACGAACACTGTGTTGTACAGAGACACAGAGTGGACAATCCCTGCGCCTTGCAGTTTAGAACCTAGTCAAGAGGACAAGACACAAAGAAACAAGAGGCTTTGAGTTGAGACTGCAAGGCCAACTCTGAGAAGGGATAGAGTGAGGATAATGAGTATTATCAAAATGTTGGATACAGAGCTGCATAGAGCACAGAAGGCTGAGGGGCTGTCACAGCCTTCAATCTGCAGCTAGAGACgcttttttcctaatcatttccCCATAAGAAACATAAGTAGGGGCAGAGCTGTGAAGCTGCCCAGACTTAACTCCCTGCACTTCACTCAACCCCCGTTTATAAGCCAAAAGGGTAGCAATACAAGCAGATGCTAGCTATTCTAACACTGGTTTTGGTTAGATGAAGGGTGATACTGTTTAAAAGGACCTCTTATTCATACACACACCTCCTTTTGCTGGAATTTCCAATGAAAATCTGCTAAGTTAGTCCGAACACAGACTTTTCTGAAGCCACtccctgcagtttccagccttgCTCAAAATAACACAGACAGGACTTCTGTCTATATTTAATATATAAACATGCAAGTGGGCTCAATATTTTATAGGCAAACGATAGCCTCGTCCTCTAGCGGTTCTAGCAAAAAGGGTATAGAGACTTACCGTCCTCTCTCCAGTTGTCTGTAAAAAATAATCCTGTATGTTATCCATGAGCTCCATGCCACTGATATCAACGAACTCTAGATGGCCAGGCTTAAAACCATATTTAGTTAAAATTCCCTTTGCTGAGACGCAATAAGAGCAAGTGGGCTTGAGAAAGACACACACTTTGTCTGCCTTGATTTTACTGACCACGAAATGCTGAGCCATGATGACAAACTGCTTTTGTGTTGCTCAGAAACGTGAAGTGAAAGCAGTCTTGTCCTAGAATGGAGAAATCTGATAAGAGCCAAGCAAGCCAGAATGCCCTGCCCAGAGGCGGAGATAACCACTGAGAGGAAGGGAAACCGAGTGCGAGAGATCATGTCACAGGTGGCAGCATTTAAAGCAAAGAATAAAACACAATTTTCTACAGCTGGTCCTGGGGTGTCCCTTAGCCAGTCTGATTGTCAGGCTACCCACaattaatatacatgagatagatttgcatacaatgcagcCAGTGGATGCAAGTCTACTTCATGCTTATgtattgtggttatcctgaaaaccagactgattaGCTCGGGAGTACTCCAGGAGCTGTAGATCTACGTTGTATGCGTTTGGTTCTTTAATGTTGCTAAGCATCCATTTTGGTTCACTTGCAAATGACTAGAGAAAGAGAACTGAGTGAGAGGATtatataaaataggaaaaatattcccaggtctggtttttaggataatATGCAGGTAACCCTACCTAGGGACACTAAAGAGCTTTCTATGGGGTTCCTGCTCTCCAAGCTTCAGTAAAAGGTCAGAGAGCTTTgttcctgcacagctcctgcaatCTGCAAGTATCTTTCCTGTTAaggaggggtgggaagagggattAGATAAGGTTTCATCTATGATCGAGTGATAGGATGATGTAGATAGggttggataatagaaggagctGCAGCAGTGTCTCACCACCTGTGCAGCATCTGAAGGTGACCCCAAGAAAAGCAGGGGTTACATACACATTGGTTTCTTACACCAAATGCATACAGACATGTCTTTTAAATATTAATTAtggatataaaaaatatttaacaagCAAGCCTTTTAACAATGCTTTCATTAAACTTTTCACAATAGCACAGATAAAGTTGTGCTAGTCTCAGGCACATCCAGTAGATGACAGAGCTACCAATAACATCATTCCAGTCTCCTAACGTTCCTCCTTTTCTATAACTGAAATTGTTATACCACAAAAATTAACACATGCAACAAAACATACATGCTGTAATAGTATCTGCAATATTAACTTGTACAAAGAGCCCTCTTCAGAACTATTTCAgaaatctgaatatatatatatatatatatatatatatatatatatatatatatatatatatatctttccaGCACACACAGTCCTTCAGATTTGAGGGTATCTTTATTATTCTAATTCACATGGAGCATGGTGTTGGTGGCATTTTTTCTATGGCTGTGCTTGGCTTTCCTGTTTCTTTGGTAGCCCTAAGGAATCTTCTGTTTTGCCAGTGGTGTCCTTCTGCCTTCACTATGTAAATAACCACCTCTGCAATTAAGTTCCAAGTCTCTATATTCCTTCTTCTGCCAAGGAtaatggttaagaacataaggcttgccatattggatcagaccaagggtccatcaagcccagtatcctgtctccaatagtggccaatccaggtcacaagtacctggaaagatccCAAGGGATAAAAAGATTCCAAGCTCCTTgttccaagaataagcagggaatttctgcaactccaccttaataatggctaatggacttttcctccagggacttgttcaaaccttttttaaatgcagctacacttaaaggtagattttaaaacatgagcgTGCATGTCCTGCTGCAAGCGGCACTTATTTTGCAATGCTTGCGCATATGTGCATAAGCCATGCAAAATACGCACATGTCACTCGTCACCACTAAttggttgcacacacaaatcagCCTATGCCCATGTTTCCTATCAATTTTAATGGCTTACGCGCACAATTGCTATGCGTGCAGATTGCTTTCACCTGTGCGTGTTATGTACATGGGGAGGGGTGCAAATTATGCTCACTACAAATATATCAATAGCCCCTTTGACTGTCCTACTTGCACAATGTCTCAGGCACGTGGTGCATCCCTAAGGAAGCCTAACGTCCTACCTGCTGAGGTGGACATGCTTGTAGACCATGTCATGTACTTCCAGAATCTCCTGTGCAGTCCCCAGTCCAAGAGGGTGGGTGCCTACAGGAAGGAACAGCTCTGGAAGCAGATCAGGCATTCTGTCAACTCAGTGTTGCACCACAACCATAGCATTGGGGAGCTGATGCACATATGAGGGACCTGAGGAGACATGTAAAGCAGAAGCAAGTCAGAAGGCTTTCAGAGGGACAAGGCAGCCACAACAGGTTCACTCCATCAGAGCAGCTGGTGTTCAGCACCTTATCTGAAGTTGCTGTAGGTGGAGTTGGACAGCTGGACACAATGGAACAGCAATGGCAGGAAGGTGAGCATTGTACTTAGCATTCTAAAACTTGGCTATGTATACAGATATCTCTCAGGTACTTCTTTATAAGCGAGACAGTATAGCCTTAAGTATAATGATGGCATAGCAAATGGGCTCATGTATGCTATGCAAATCATTATTGCTTACATCTGTAGCTATCAGTATGTACACTGAATAGACCAAAGCTGTTTGTTCTTTGTAGGGCCTTTCTCCTATGTCAGTTTACCCATCAAAGAGGGAAGGTAAACATATATGGGAAGAAAAATCTCCTTCTATACCAgtagttcccaaccctgtcctgggggccccgaGCCAGTcatggtttcaggatatccacaatgaatatgcatgagagaacatttgcatgcactgcctccataacatgcaaactttgtcatgcatattcattgtggatgcaaatgttctctcatgcatattcattgtggatatcctgaaaccatgACTGGCTCGGgggctcccaggacagggttgggaaccactgttctatacCAATGGCAGTATTAACATCAAATACGGTTTTTTTATGTGCTTTCCTACTACTTAAGGGCTAAGGCATCCTTACAGAGGAGCCAGCAAAAACAGGATGTGCATTTAAAACATGAGTGGGTAAAATGTGTGTGCAGGTACACGCAGGGCCCCTATTTTGAAATACGCTAGGCTGTAATGTTTTCCTATCTCCTAGGCATTCGCTCCCCAAGGCAGGGTTTGTGCAAATGTTTTTCCTCCATGGTATGGGGTGGGATCAGCCAACAGTGAATGCATCCCTACACAGTGACTCCAAAAGTCCTGTGTCCCAGCAGTGGGAATTACATTAGGGGTGTCTTTCACTTTCTGTGCTTCTCTCCCCTTTCACGAGTCTTCAAAAGACAGGGCCTTGTCTTTGTGTCAGTGGTACACTGTGACCCAAATATGTACAGGACAGTTATGTGCTCTGTCTCCTTAGAAATTCAGGCAATGCAGCCTGCTTT
Protein-coding regions in this window:
- the GLRX gene encoding glutaredoxin-1, translating into MAQHFVVSKIKADKVCVFLKPTCSYCVSAKGILTKYGFKPGHLEFVDISGMELMDNIQDYFLQTTGERTVPRVYIGEKCIGGCSDLTSLYDNGKLEVMLQSIGALL